The following proteins come from a genomic window of Companilactobacillus pabuli:
- a CDS encoding PTS sugar transporter subunit IIB: MVGIVIASHGDFADGIKMSGSMIFGEQKDVQSVTLQPSMGPDDLKAKLEKAVSALEDQEQVLFLVDLWGGTPFNQVNGLFEAHKDKWAIVAGLNLPMLIEAYASRMSMNSAHEIAAHIIETAKEGVKVRPESLQPKEAKAAPKQQAVSGGKPGKMKYVLARIDSRLLHGQVATAWSKSVSPTRIIVVSDNVAKDDLRKQLIMQAAPVGIHAHVIPIDQMIKIAKDDKHFGGERALLLFETPQDVKRAIDGGVPLETVNVGSMAHSVGKVQPNKVLAFDQNDIDTFKDMEKEGIKFDVRKVPTDSEDNLDNIMKKAQDELNKN, translated from the coding sequence ATGGTTGGAATTGTTATTGCAAGCCATGGTGACTTTGCCGACGGTATCAAGATGTCTGGTTCAATGATTTTCGGTGAACAAAAAGATGTTCAATCCGTTACATTGCAACCAAGCATGGGGCCTGATGACCTTAAAGCAAAATTGGAAAAAGCTGTTTCAGCTCTTGAAGATCAAGAACAAGTTTTGTTCTTAGTTGACCTTTGGGGAGGAACACCTTTTAACCAAGTAAATGGTTTGTTCGAAGCACATAAGGATAAGTGGGCTATCGTTGCTGGTCTAAACTTACCTATGTTGATTGAAGCTTATGCTTCACGTATGTCAATGAATTCTGCACATGAAATTGCTGCACATATCATTGAAACAGCCAAGGAAGGTGTTAAGGTTCGTCCAGAATCTCTACAACCTAAAGAAGCTAAGGCTGCTCCAAAACAACAAGCTGTCTCAGGTGGTAAACCTGGTAAGATGAAGTACGTTTTGGCACGTATCGACTCACGTCTATTGCATGGTCAAGTTGCTACTGCATGGTCTAAGTCAGTTTCACCAACACGTATCATTGTCGTTTCAGATAATGTTGCTAAGGATGATTTGCGTAAACAATTGATTATGCAAGCCGCCCCAGTTGGTATTCACGCACACGTTATTCCAATTGATCAAATGATCAAGATTGCCAAAGATGACAAACACTTTGGTGGCGAACGTGCACTATTGCTTTTCGAAACACCACAAGATGTTAAGAGAGCTATTGACGGAGGAGTTCCATTGGAAACAGTTAATGTTGGTTCAATGGCTCACTCAGTTGGTAAGGTTCAACCTAATAAAGTTTTGGCTTTTGACCAAAATGATATTGATACATTCAAGGATATGGAAAAAGAAGGCATCAAGTTTGATGTTCGTAAAGTTCCTACAGACTCAGAAGATAACCTTGATAATATCATGAAGAAAGCTCAAGACGAGTTGAACAAAAATTAA
- a CDS encoding CPBP family intramembrane glutamic endopeptidase: protein MKLFKNNITKIIIASLIFPITLTVIGLILSKQSVNSLAQALADLVVFLVAYLLNRQYFQEKVFWFNQKNGLAQLSTAFPALIIVAFLNSPVLLVNDFQVKFQVILICLLVGLAEEYIFRGVLISLFLKANHNNAFGAVIGSSILFGLIHITNLKALPLGYVSAQMIFAAAIGILFGTIYVKNRNLSIVIVLHAFRDMFPMFSNKLMKQVSQTSFNMASLYVMVVFLGIALFISYIQLQNFDIKKAE, encoded by the coding sequence ATGAAGTTATTCAAAAATAACATTACAAAAATCATCATTGCAAGTTTGATTTTTCCTATTACTTTGACAGTTATCGGTCTAATTTTGAGTAAACAATCAGTTAACAGTCTTGCTCAAGCATTGGCGGATCTAGTAGTTTTTTTAGTGGCTTATTTATTGAATCGACAATATTTTCAAGAGAAAGTCTTTTGGTTTAATCAAAAAAATGGTTTAGCACAGTTATCGACAGCTTTTCCAGCTTTGATTATTGTGGCTTTTCTAAATTCACCAGTCCTATTAGTAAATGATTTTCAAGTTAAATTCCAAGTGATTTTAATCTGTTTATTAGTTGGTTTAGCTGAAGAGTATATTTTTAGGGGAGTGTTGATCAGTCTATTTTTAAAAGCTAATCACAACAACGCTTTTGGTGCCGTGATTGGTTCGAGTATCTTATTTGGACTGATTCACATTACGAATTTAAAAGCTTTGCCACTCGGTTACGTTTCCGCTCAGATGATCTTTGCGGCTGCAATTGGAATTTTATTTGGGACAATTTACGTCAAAAACCGCAATTTATCGATTGTCATCGTTTTGCATGCCTTTCGAGACATGTTCCCAATGTTTTCTAATAAATTGATGAAACAAGTTTCTCAGACGAGTTTTAACATGGCCAGTTTGTACGTCATGGTCGTCTTTTTAGGAATCGCTTTGTTCATTTCGTATATTCAATTACAAAATTTTGATATAAAAAAAGCTGAATAA
- a CDS encoding PTS system mannose/fructose/sorbose family transporter subunit IID, producing the protein MADQVKISKRDRIAVWWRSTFLQGSWNYERMQNGGWTYSLIPVLKKLYKTKEDRAAALKRHMEFFNCHPYLASPILGVTMALEEERAGGAPIDDVTIQGVKVGMMGPLAGIGDPVFWFTVKPIIGALAASLAMTGNILGPIIYFVAWNAIRMAFMWYTQELGYKAGSKITEDVSGGVLQDITKGASILGMFILGSLINRWVTVKFTPTVSTVKLDKGAYIDWSHLPSGAQGIKEALIQQKAGLSLTAHKVTTLQDNLDQLIPGLAALLLTLFCMWLLKKKVSPIVIILGLFVVGVVLHVLHVM; encoded by the coding sequence ATGGCAGATCAAGTTAAAATTTCTAAAAGAGATAGAATCGCTGTTTGGTGGCGTTCAACATTCCTTCAAGGTTCATGGAACTACGAACGTATGCAAAATGGTGGCTGGACTTATTCATTAATTCCAGTATTGAAAAAATTATATAAGACAAAAGAAGATCGTGCTGCTGCATTGAAGCGTCACATGGAATTCTTCAACTGTCACCCATACTTAGCTTCACCTATCCTAGGTGTTACTATGGCCTTGGAAGAGGAACGTGCAGGCGGTGCTCCAATCGATGACGTTACTATTCAAGGTGTTAAAGTTGGTATGATGGGTCCTCTAGCTGGTATCGGTGATCCTGTGTTCTGGTTCACTGTTAAGCCAATTATTGGTGCCCTAGCTGCTTCACTTGCTATGACTGGTAATATTCTTGGACCAATCATTTACTTCGTTGCATGGAATGCTATTCGTATGGCCTTCATGTGGTATACACAAGAACTTGGCTACAAAGCCGGTTCAAAGATTACAGAAGATGTTTCTGGTGGTGTTCTACAAGACATCACAAAGGGTGCTTCAATTCTAGGTATGTTTATTCTAGGTTCATTGATCAACCGTTGGGTTACTGTTAAGTTCACACCAACAGTTTCAACTGTTAAGCTAGATAAGGGTGCTTACATTGACTGGTCACATCTACCATCAGGTGCCCAAGGAATCAAAGAAGCTTTGATTCAACAAAAAGCTGGTCTTTCATTGACAGCTCACAAAGTAACAACATTGCAAGATAACTTGGATCAATTGATCCCTGGTTTAGCTGCTTTGCTTCTAACATTATTCTGCATGTGGTTACTAAAGAAGAAAGTTTCACCAATCGTTATTATTCTTGGCTTGTTCGTTGTCGGTGTTGTCCTACACGTACTTCACGTTATGTAA
- a CDS encoding PTS mannose/fructose/sorbose transporter subunit IIC, whose translation MQLNAIQIILVVLVSFLAGMEGILDEFHFHQPVIACTLIGLVTGQLIPCLILGGTLQMIALGWANIGAAVAPDAALAAVASAIILVLGGKGQAGVGSAIAIAVPLAVAGLLLTILVRTIATGIVHIMDKAAEEGNFRKIDMWQYIAICLQGLRIAIPAAMILAIGAGPVKALLDAMPTWLTDGLSIGGGMVVAVGYAMVINMMASREVWPFFAIGFVLATVTDLTLIGLGTIGISMALIYLKLSKSGGNGGSSNGGGGNSNTGDPVGDIIDNY comes from the coding sequence ATGCAATTAAATGCTATTCAGATTATTCTTGTCGTTTTAGTATCATTCCTAGCTGGTATGGAAGGTATTTTGGATGAATTCCATTTCCACCAACCAGTTATCGCATGTACTTTAATCGGCTTAGTTACGGGTCAATTGATCCCTTGCCTTATCCTTGGTGGTACATTACAAATGATCGCTTTAGGTTGGGCTAATATCGGTGCTGCCGTAGCACCTGATGCTGCTTTGGCAGCTGTTGCTTCAGCTATTATTTTGGTTCTAGGTGGTAAAGGTCAAGCTGGTGTTGGTTCAGCTATTGCTATTGCTGTTCCTTTGGCTGTTGCTGGTTTACTACTAACAATCCTTGTTCGTACTATCGCAACTGGTATTGTTCACATCATGGATAAAGCTGCCGAAGAAGGTAACTTTAGAAAGATTGATATGTGGCAATATATTGCTATTTGTCTACAAGGTCTACGTATCGCTATTCCTGCCGCAATGATTCTTGCTATCGGTGCTGGTCCTGTGAAAGCATTGCTAGATGCTATGCCTACTTGGTTGACAGATGGTTTGTCAATCGGTGGTGGTATGGTTGTTGCTGTTGGTTACGCAATGGTTATCAATATGATGGCTAGTCGTGAAGTATGGCCATTCTTCGCTATTGGTTTCGTACTTGCTACAGTTACAGACCTAACACTTATCGGTCTTGGTACTATCGGTATTTCTATGGCGCTTATCTACTTGAAATTATCTAAATCAGGTGGTAATGGCGGTTCATCAAATGGTGGTGGAGGAAACTCCAACACAGGTGATCCAGTCGGCGACATCATAGATAACTACTAA
- a CDS encoding DUF5067 domain-containing protein has translation MKRENNNNRSRMTREAFRRRKQPFYKKKSFLISIILILVIIIGLFIMWKVNSSNNNSTENTEPTEHKIEKVKPKKTTKKKKSTKKSTKTKQAEKVTKEQPEQKVQKQEEPKQQTKIQNPGTYNDLVYDTDWYTFKISNEVKLIKDANGDAALMVKYNYTNKTNNNEIPQQVQNNAIMLKQNDKQLSPTTATGDNASLINSTNNGQVLPGKSFDGALLVKVNDTTSEVTMYFKNIQTNAWLDSTQPLKLD, from the coding sequence ATGAAAAGGGAAAATAATAACAATAGATCTCGTATGACTCGTGAAGCATTTCGACGTAGAAAACAACCATTTTATAAAAAGAAATCATTCCTGATTTCAATTATTTTAATCTTAGTTATCATAATTGGCTTATTTATTATGTGGAAGGTTAATTCTTCTAATAATAACAGCACTGAAAATACTGAACCAACTGAGCACAAGATTGAAAAGGTTAAGCCAAAGAAGACTACCAAAAAGAAAAAATCTACTAAAAAGTCTACCAAGACCAAGCAAGCCGAAAAAGTAACTAAAGAACAACCGGAACAAAAGGTTCAAAAACAAGAAGAACCTAAACAACAAACTAAAATTCAAAATCCTGGGACTTATAATGATTTAGTTTATGACACTGATTGGTATACTTTTAAAATCTCTAATGAAGTTAAATTGATCAAGGATGCTAATGGGGATGCTGCCTTAATGGTCAAATACAACTATACTAACAAGACCAACAATAATGAAATACCTCAACAAGTTCAAAATAATGCCATCATGCTTAAGCAAAACGATAAACAATTGAGTCCTACCACTGCTACCGGCGACAACGCTAGTTTGATCAATTCCACTAACAACGGCCAAGTCCTACCAGGCAAGAGTTTCGATGGTGCTTTACTAGTAAAGGTTAATGACACCACTTCTGAAGTCACAATGTACTTCAAAAACATTCAAACTAATGCTTGGTTAGACAGCACTCAACCACTCAAATTAGACTAA
- a CDS encoding 2,3-bisphosphoglycerate-dependent phosphoglycerate mutase: MVKLVMVRHGESIANALNQYTGWNDVDLTHEGVMQAHEAAKKLKGFYFDHVHTSVLRRAIKTAYIIQDDLNLNYVPITKTWRLNERHYGALRGLNKDDTRREYGLEQVHLWRRSFYSVPPALSKPDPTTGPYKYFDKNMMPVAESLYEAYQRIVPYYVDHVAPRLLDGKDQLIVAHGSTIRALIKYVEGISDKDIDGVEVANGTPLIYDFDDKLNIITDNRQRY; encoded by the coding sequence ATGGTAAAACTTGTCATGGTGAGACATGGAGAGAGTATTGCTAATGCTTTGAATCAATATACGGGATGGAATGATGTTGATTTGACGCATGAAGGTGTAATGCAAGCACATGAAGCTGCAAAAAAACTCAAGGGTTTTTATTTTGATCACGTACATACATCAGTTTTACGGCGTGCTATTAAGACAGCCTACATTATTCAAGATGATTTAAACCTTAATTATGTGCCAATAACTAAGACTTGGCGCTTAAATGAACGTCACTATGGAGCTTTGAGAGGGCTTAACAAAGATGACACAAGAAGAGAGTACGGCTTGGAACAAGTTCACTTGTGGCGTCGAAGCTTTTATTCAGTCCCACCAGCTCTAAGTAAACCAGATCCAACGACTGGTCCTTACAAGTATTTTGATAAAAATATGATGCCAGTTGCAGAAAGTCTTTATGAAGCATATCAGCGAATAGTTCCTTATTACGTTGATCATGTGGCTCCAAGACTTTTAGATGGGAAGGATCAATTGATTGTAGCTCATGGAAGTACGATTAGAGCTTTGATCAAATATGTTGAAGGTATTAGTGATAAAGATATCGATGGAGTAGAAGTAGCCAATGGAACTCCGCTGATTTATGATTTTGACGATAAATTGAATATTATTACTGATAATCGTCAACGTTATTGA
- the nagE gene encoding N-acetylglucosamine-specific PTS transporter subunit IIBC — translation MKTYLQRMGRSLQLPVAVLPAAALLEGIGHWLPQNWGLAQFLQVGGSAILGQLALLFAVGLSLGMSKVKDGAAAMAGVVAYIVPTYVLAPNQVALLLGIKVSAVNPAFNAIAGNVFIGIIAGLIAAALFDRFHETKLPMALSFFSGKRLVPILATLVMLLVSVVLLFVWPVLYDALISFGKFIVNLGWIGAGLFGFFNRLLIPTGLHQALNQVFEFNIAGINDIGNFWANKGTKGITGMYLAGYFPVMMFGLPAGALAIYKNALPEKKKTTAGLMLAGAFASFFTGVTEPLEFSFMFVAWPLYVIHAIFTGLSMAFAAFMHWTAGFTFSAGLVDYILSFHMPIANKPYMLLVQGLVMAVIYYFGFDFAIKKFNLMTPGREKTVDDAPVEEVATSDSDDKYMIMAKKVYAGIGGHDNIKVIDNCTTRLRLQLNDTGDANKSQIMDAGVSGVNVLDKTNIQIIVGTEVQFVADDLKKLFDQNAKVEAVDSKPTEAKETTTDSDVKSGQVDTFYSVANGQVEDIEEVSDPTFAQKMLGDGYAVIPSDGKIVAPVDGTIESIFPTKHALGIKTDSGLEVLVHMGIDTVQLKGEPFDIKVEAGQKVKHGDQLAQVDLDKITQANKKTDMMVIITNMPNVAYLKYQVLDQKTELNQIVLKSTTK, via the coding sequence ATGAAAACCTATCTTCAAAGAATGGGTCGATCCCTTCAATTGCCGGTTGCAGTTTTGCCTGCAGCAGCTTTGCTTGAAGGAATTGGTCACTGGCTTCCACAAAATTGGGGCCTAGCACAATTCCTCCAAGTTGGTGGATCTGCCATTTTAGGGCAGTTAGCATTGTTATTCGCTGTTGGATTATCACTTGGGATGTCCAAAGTCAAAGATGGTGCGGCTGCTATGGCTGGGGTAGTTGCTTATATAGTTCCTACCTATGTGTTAGCACCAAATCAAGTTGCACTATTATTAGGAATAAAAGTTAGTGCTGTTAATCCGGCTTTTAATGCAATTGCCGGGAATGTCTTTATTGGCATTATTGCTGGACTGATTGCTGCAGCTTTATTTGATCGTTTCCATGAGACAAAATTACCGATGGCTTTGTCATTTTTCAGTGGAAAACGTTTAGTGCCAATTTTAGCCACGCTAGTAATGTTATTAGTTTCAGTCGTTCTATTATTTGTTTGGCCGGTATTGTATGATGCTTTGATTTCATTTGGTAAATTCATCGTTAACTTAGGCTGGATCGGCGCTGGTTTGTTTGGATTCTTCAACCGTTTGTTGATTCCAACTGGATTGCACCAAGCCTTGAATCAAGTCTTTGAATTTAACATTGCCGGTATCAACGATATTGGTAATTTCTGGGCTAATAAAGGAACCAAGGGAATTACTGGTATGTACTTAGCTGGATACTTCCCAGTTATGATGTTCGGATTACCTGCAGGTGCTTTAGCAATCTATAAAAATGCTTTGCCAGAGAAGAAGAAGACTACAGCCGGTTTGATGTTAGCTGGAGCGTTTGCTTCATTCTTCACTGGTGTAACTGAACCTTTAGAGTTCTCATTCATGTTTGTTGCTTGGCCACTTTATGTGATTCACGCTATCTTTACAGGATTATCAATGGCGTTTGCCGCCTTTATGCATTGGACAGCTGGATTTACATTTAGTGCTGGGTTAGTCGATTATATTTTGAGTTTCCACATGCCGATTGCTAACAAACCTTATATGTTATTAGTTCAAGGTTTAGTTATGGCGGTAATTTATTACTTTGGTTTTGACTTTGCAATCAAGAAGTTTAATTTAATGACTCCTGGTCGTGAGAAAACTGTCGATGATGCACCAGTTGAAGAAGTCGCTACTTCAGATTCTGATGATAAATATATGATTATGGCTAAGAAAGTTTATGCTGGAATCGGTGGTCACGATAATATTAAAGTGATCGATAACTGTACAACTCGTTTACGTCTACAATTAAATGACACCGGAGATGCTAATAAATCTCAAATTATGGATGCCGGTGTTTCTGGAGTTAATGTTCTAGATAAAACAAATATTCAAATTATTGTCGGAACGGAAGTTCAATTCGTAGCTGATGATTTGAAGAAATTGTTCGATCAAAATGCCAAAGTTGAAGCTGTTGATTCAAAACCAACTGAAGCAAAGGAAACAACTACTGATAGTGATGTTAAATCTGGACAAGTCGATACTTTCTATAGTGTTGCTAATGGACAGGTTGAAGATATCGAAGAGGTTTCTGATCCGACCTTTGCTCAAAAGATGCTTGGTGATGGTTATGCAGTTATTCCAAGTGATGGCAAAATTGTTGCACCGGTTGATGGTACGATTGAAAGTATCTTCCCAACTAAGCACGCTTTAGGTATTAAAACGGATAGTGGTTTAGAAGTTTTGGTGCACATGGGAATCGATACAGTTCAACTAAAGGGCGAGCCTTTCGATATTAAAGTCGAAGCTGGCCAAAAGGTTAAACATGGCGATCAATTAGCTCAAGTAGATTTGGATAAGATAACTCAAGCTAACAAAAAGACTGATATGATGGTAATTATTACTAACATGCCAAATGTCGCTTACTTGAAGTATCAAGTTTTGGACCAAAAGACAGAATTGAATCAAATTGTTTTAAAGTCAACAACTAAATAA
- a CDS encoding cation diffusion facilitator family transporter, with amino-acid sequence MDHEKITGKRFFYVTALNIIITITEFVGGFVSGSLGLISDAFHNLEDSLSIVISYVANVIGQRKNNAKKTFGYKRAEILAAFVNSIILVIITVMMVFESFKRLNQPQHIDGKLMMIVSVIGLVANLVSMLMLMSGSKHNLNIKATFLHMLTDTLSSVGVFVASIFVILFNWNWVDPVITIVIAIWLLKEAYTVVSETINILMEASPKINLTAVEAEIMTIPEIVRVHHMHVWMIDENHIMLDAHINVLKNCNMKELDTLYDQVDKLLLDKFNITHVTLQAECSRGLDNSLID; translated from the coding sequence ATGGATCATGAAAAAATAACCGGTAAACGTTTCTTTTATGTCACAGCTTTGAATATCATTATTACAATCACTGAGTTCGTTGGTGGCTTTGTTTCAGGAAGTTTAGGGTTGATTTCTGATGCCTTTCACAATTTGGAGGACTCTTTATCAATTGTCATTTCGTATGTTGCTAATGTGATTGGACAAAGAAAGAATAACGCCAAGAAGACTTTTGGCTATAAAAGGGCTGAGATTTTGGCAGCCTTTGTCAATTCAATTATTTTAGTTATTATCACAGTTATGATGGTTTTTGAATCTTTTAAGCGCTTGAATCAACCGCAGCATATCGATGGTAAATTGATGATGATCGTGTCAGTCATTGGTTTGGTGGCTAATTTGGTTTCGATGCTGATGTTGATGTCAGGCTCGAAGCATAATTTAAATATCAAAGCGACCTTTCTACATATGTTGACTGACACTTTATCTTCAGTCGGAGTCTTTGTTGCATCTATTTTTGTTATTTTATTCAATTGGAATTGGGTCGATCCAGTAATTACAATCGTCATTGCCATTTGGCTCTTAAAAGAAGCCTATACAGTAGTTTCAGAAACTATCAACATCCTTATGGAGGCTAGTCCAAAAATTAATTTAACAGCAGTTGAAGCCGAAATTATGACAATTCCAGAAATCGTTAGAGTTCATCACATGCATGTTTGGATGATTGATGAAAATCATATTATGCTCGATGCCCATATTAATGTTTTGAAAAATTGCAATATGAAAGAATTAGATACTCTATACGATCAAGTAGATAAATTGTTGCTTGATAAATTCAATATTACCCATGTAACTTTGCAAGCAGAGTGTTCCAGAGGCCTTGATAATTCATTGATCGATTAA
- a CDS encoding DUF4867 family protein encodes MSTLEDFQKKNPDYKILSIDDPDFKKYGKVYTKYDISEVKDYMDKNVKISSPSNFYTPSNKDLEKIPAIQEMGKDIYAFMPIEAGECTGQSTNFSAIEYHQGSETNIMLTDVIMVLGQRSTLDTKGEYSPSEDGQIFFVPAGTVVEFYSTTLHYAPIKVHDSGFSIIVILIKGSNEELPADFKSDNKRIVKQNKFQLVDPSRKDKIAIGVEVGLTGKMIEMTPLDK; translated from the coding sequence ATGAGTACATTAGAAGATTTCCAAAAAAAGAATCCAGATTACAAGATCCTCTCCATTGATGATCCTGATTTTAAGAAATACGGTAAAGTTTATACTAAATACGATATTAGTGAAGTAAAAGACTACATGGACAAGAATGTTAAGATCTCAAGTCCAAGTAACTTCTACACACCATCAAATAAAGATCTCGAAAAAATTCCTGCAATTCAAGAAATGGGCAAGGACATTTATGCATTTATGCCAATTGAAGCTGGTGAATGCACTGGTCAATCAACTAACTTCTCAGCTATCGAATATCACCAAGGTAGCGAAACAAACATTATGTTGACCGATGTCATCATGGTTTTAGGACAACGTTCAACACTTGATACAAAAGGTGAGTACAGTCCCTCAGAAGATGGACAAATTTTCTTTGTTCCTGCAGGGACAGTTGTTGAATTTTATAGTACAACTTTGCATTATGCACCAATCAAAGTTCATGATTCAGGTTTCTCAATCATCGTTATCTTGATTAAAGGTTCAAATGAAGAATTGCCTGCTGACTTTAAGAGTGACAACAAACGTATCGTTAAACAAAACAAATTCCAATTAGTTGATCCTAGTCGTAAAGATAAGATTGCCATTGGTGTTGAAGTTGGTTTGACAGGTAAGATGATTGAAATGACACCTTTAGATAAGTAA
- a CDS encoding DUF956 family protein, which translates to MVESINTKADLVEKATSHLGMTDYGKIMIGDKGFEFYDDRDVNNYIQIPWTEVDLVIASIMFGGKWIPRFALQTKKNGTFSFSSRDPKKVLRAIRVYIEPDRIVRSLSFFQVVARAFKRNPNKKKKK; encoded by the coding sequence ATGGTTGAATCAATCAATACGAAAGCAGATCTAGTTGAAAAAGCTACCTCTCATTTGGGAATGACCGATTATGGCAAAATCATGATAGGGGATAAGGGTTTTGAATTTTATGACGATCGTGACGTTAATAATTACATTCAAATTCCTTGGACTGAAGTAGATTTAGTTATTGCTTCAATTATGTTTGGTGGCAAGTGGATACCACGTTTTGCACTTCAAACTAAGAAGAATGGAACTTTCTCTTTTTCTTCACGTGATCCAAAAAAAGTTTTACGTGCAATTAGGGTCTACATCGAACCGGACCGTATTGTACGTTCATTGAGTTTCTTCCAGGTTGTGGCACGGGCATTCAAGCGTAATCCTAATAAGAAGAAAAAAAAATAA